One window of Kosakonia cowanii JCM 10956 = DSM 18146 genomic DNA carries:
- the dusA gene encoding tRNA dihydrouridine(20/20a) synthase DusA: protein MHGNPDMTNTPQTCVTSADSASHWPGRFSVAPMLDWTDRHCRYFLRLLSRHTLLYTEMVTTGAIIHGKGDYLAYSDEEHPVALQLGGSDPAQLAHCAKLAEARGYDEINLNVGCPSDRVQNGRFGACLMGEAQLVADCIKAMRDVVSIPVTVKTRIGIDEQDSYEFLCDFIGTVAGKGECESFTIHARKAWLSGLSPKENREIPPLDYPRVYQLKRDFPHLMMSINGGIKSLEEAKAHLEHMDGVMVGREAYQNPGILASVDREIFGVDTPDADPVAVVRAMYPYIERELSQGAYLGHITRHMLGLFQGVPGARQWRRYLSENAHKAGADINVVEHALNLVASKR, encoded by the coding sequence ATGCACGGTAATCCTGATATGACAAACACCCCTCAAACCTGCGTAACGTCCGCCGATTCGGCTTCTCACTGGCCCGGCCGATTCTCGGTTGCCCCGATGCTCGACTGGACGGACAGGCACTGCCGCTACTTCCTGCGTCTGCTGTCGCGCCACACGCTGCTCTATACCGAGATGGTGACTACCGGGGCGATTATTCATGGCAAAGGCGATTACCTGGCGTACAGCGACGAGGAGCATCCGGTGGCGTTGCAGCTTGGCGGCAGCGATCCGGCGCAGCTGGCTCACTGTGCGAAGCTTGCTGAAGCGCGCGGCTATGATGAAATCAACCTTAACGTCGGCTGCCCCTCTGACCGCGTGCAGAATGGCCGTTTCGGCGCTTGCCTGATGGGTGAAGCGCAACTGGTGGCGGACTGCATTAAAGCGATGCGCGATGTCGTCTCTATTCCGGTCACGGTCAAAACCCGTATCGGCATTGATGAGCAGGACAGCTATGAATTTCTCTGCGACTTTATTGGCACCGTAGCCGGTAAAGGCGAGTGCGAAAGCTTCACGATCCACGCCCGCAAAGCCTGGCTTTCTGGCCTTAGCCCGAAAGAGAACCGTGAAATTCCGCCGCTCGATTACCCGCGCGTCTATCAGCTAAAACGCGATTTCCCGCACCTGATGATGTCGATCAACGGCGGCATCAAATCGCTGGAAGAGGCGAAAGCGCATCTTGAACATATGGATGGCGTGATGGTCGGGCGCGAAGCCTACCAGAACCCCGGCATCCTCGCCTCGGTGGACAGAGAGATTTTCGGCGTTGATACGCCGGATGCCGACCCGGTGGCGGTGGTGCGCGCGATGTACCCCTATATTGAGCGCGAACTGAGCCAGGGGGCTTATCTCGGCCATATCACACGCCATATGCTGGGCCTGTTCCAGGGCGTGCCGGGCGCGCGTCAGTGGCGTCGTTACCTGAGTGAAAATGCGCACAAAGCGGGGGCAGATATCAATGTGGTGGAACACGCCCTCAATCTGGTGGCGTCGAAACGCTAA
- the lexA gene encoding transcriptional repressor LexA, translating to MKALTARQQEVFDLIRDRITQTGMPPTRAEIAQQLGFRSPNAAEEHLKALARKGVIEIVSGASRGLRLLLEEENDIGLPLIGRVAAGEPLLAQQHIESHYQVDPNLFKPHADFLLRVSGMSMKDIGIMDGDLLAVHKTQDARNGQVIVARIEDEVTVKRLKKHGNTVELLAENSDFSPIVVDLRKQNFTIEGLAVGVIRNGEWL from the coding sequence ATGAAAGCATTAACGGCCAGGCAGCAAGAGGTGTTCGATCTGATTCGCGATCGCATCACCCAAACCGGTATGCCACCGACGCGTGCGGAAATCGCACAGCAATTGGGGTTCCGTTCCCCAAATGCAGCCGAAGAACACCTTAAAGCGCTGGCGCGCAAAGGGGTGATCGAAATCGTATCTGGTGCATCGCGCGGTCTCCGCCTGCTGCTGGAAGAAGAGAACGATATTGGTCTTCCGCTGATTGGTCGCGTCGCTGCGGGTGAGCCGCTGCTGGCGCAACAGCATATCGAAAGCCACTATCAGGTCGATCCGAATCTCTTTAAACCGCATGCGGACTTCCTGCTGCGCGTTAGCGGGATGTCGATGAAAGATATCGGTATTATGGACGGCGATCTGCTGGCGGTGCATAAAACCCAGGATGCGCGTAACGGCCAGGTGATCGTCGCCCGTATCGAAGATGAAGTAACGGTGAAGCGCCTGAAAAAACATGGCAACACCGTTGAACTGTTGGCGGAAAACAGCGACTTCTCTCCGATTGTTGTTGATCTGCGTAAACAGAACTTCACCATTGAAGGGCTGGCAGTTGGCGTGATCCGTAACGGTGAATGGCTGTAA
- a CDS encoding quinone oxidoreductase: MATRIEFQQHGGPEVLKAVEFTPVDPAENEVQVENKAIGINYIDTYIRSGLYPPPGLPSGLGTEAAGVVSKVGSGVTDVKVGDRVVYAQSGLGAYSSMHNVPADKVAVLPNAISFEQAAASFLKGLTVFYLLRKTYEVKPNEMFLFHAAAGGVGLIACQWAKALGAKLIGTVGSAQKAQRAQQAGAWQVINYSEESVVERVKELTGGKKVSVVYDSVGKDTWETSLDCLRRRGLMVSFGNSSGPVTGVNLGILNQKGSLYATRPSLNGYITTREELQEASNELFSLIASGVIKVEVAEGQKFALADAQRAHEALESRATQGSSLLIP; the protein is encoded by the coding sequence ATGGCGACAAGAATCGAGTTTCAACAGCACGGCGGCCCTGAAGTCTTAAAGGCTGTGGAGTTTACGCCCGTCGATCCGGCAGAAAATGAGGTGCAGGTCGAAAACAAAGCCATCGGCATTAACTATATTGACACCTACATCCGCAGCGGCCTCTATCCGCCGCCGGGCTTGCCAAGCGGGCTGGGAACCGAAGCCGCCGGCGTGGTCAGTAAAGTGGGTTCTGGCGTCACGGATGTGAAAGTTGGCGACCGCGTGGTCTACGCGCAATCGGGGCTGGGGGCATACAGCTCCATGCACAATGTGCCTGCCGATAAAGTCGCCGTCCTGCCCAACGCCATCTCCTTTGAACAAGCCGCCGCCTCCTTCCTGAAAGGGCTGACCGTCTTCTATCTGCTGCGCAAAACCTATGAAGTGAAGCCCAATGAGATGTTCCTGTTTCACGCTGCGGCGGGCGGCGTTGGCCTGATCGCCTGCCAGTGGGCAAAAGCGCTCGGCGCGAAACTGATTGGTACCGTTGGCTCGGCGCAAAAAGCGCAGCGCGCTCAGCAGGCAGGTGCCTGGCAGGTGATCAACTACAGCGAAGAGAGCGTGGTTGAGCGAGTGAAAGAGCTGACCGGCGGTAAAAAAGTGAGCGTGGTGTACGATTCCGTTGGTAAAGACACCTGGGAAACCTCCCTCGATTGCCTGCGCCGCCGCGGTCTTATGGTCAGCTTCGGCAACTCCTCCGGGCCAGTTACCGGCGTCAATCTGGGCATCCTCAACCAGAAGGGATCGCTCTACGCCACCCGCCCTTCGCTGAACGGTTACATCACCACGCGCGAAGAGTTGCAGGAAGCGAGCAATGAGCTCTTCTCGCTGATCGCCAGTGGCGTAATCAAAGTGGAGGTGGCTGAGGGCCAGAAGTTTGCGCTCGCCGATGCGCAGCGCGCCCATGAAGCGCTGGAGAGCCGGGCGACCCAGGGATCGAGCCTGCTGATTCCGTAA
- the ycaC gene encoding isochorismate family cysteine hydrolase YcaC — protein MTTPYVRLDKDNAAVLLVDHQAGLLSLVRDIDPDKFKNNVLALGDLAKYFKLPTILTTSFETGPNGPLVPELKAQFPDAPYIARPGNINAWDNEDFVNAVKATGKKQLIIAGVVTEVCVAFPALSALEEGFEVFVVTDASGTFDEITRHSAWNRMSQAGAQLMTWFGVACELHRDWRNDVEGLGTLFANHIPDYRNLMTSFAIHNKQ, from the coding sequence ATGACCACACCTTATGTTCGCCTTGATAAAGATAATGCTGCGGTACTGCTTGTTGATCATCAGGCAGGCTTACTCTCTCTGGTGCGGGATATCGATCCCGACAAATTCAAAAACAACGTGCTGGCATTAGGCGATCTCGCAAAATATTTTAAGCTTCCCACCATTTTGACCACCAGTTTCGAAACCGGGCCAAATGGCCCACTCGTTCCTGAACTAAAGGCGCAATTTCCCGATGCGCCTTACATTGCGCGCCCGGGCAATATCAATGCCTGGGATAACGAAGATTTTGTGAATGCCGTTAAAGCCACAGGCAAAAAGCAGCTGATTATTGCCGGTGTGGTGACGGAAGTGTGCGTCGCTTTTCCTGCTTTATCGGCGCTGGAAGAGGGATTTGAAGTGTTTGTGGTGACCGATGCGTCAGGAACATTCGACGAGATTACGCGTCATTCGGCATGGAATCGCATGTCGCAGGCTGGCGCGCAGTTGATGACCTGGTTTGGTGTCGCCTGTGAATTACATCGCGACTGGCGCAATGATGTTGAAGGGCTGGGGACGCTCTTCGCTAACCATATTCCCGATTACCGCAACCTGATGACCAGCTTTGCCATTCATAACAAGCAGTAA
- the zur gene encoding zinc uptake transcriptional repressor Zur gives MDKTTSQEMLVQAEKLCAQRNVRLTPQRLEVLRLLSLQKSAISAYDLLDLLRESEPQAKPPTVYRALDFLLEQGFVHKVESTNSYVLCHLFDQPTHTSAMFICDRCGAVKEEQAEGVEDIMHALAAKMGFALRHNVIEAHGLCAACVEVEACRHHDHCQHDHSLQVKKKPR, from the coding sequence ATGGATAAGACCACTTCGCAAGAGATGTTAGTGCAGGCTGAAAAGCTGTGCGCGCAGCGCAACGTGCGCCTGACTCCACAGCGTCTGGAAGTTTTACGTTTGCTGAGCCTGCAAAAGAGCGCCATCAGCGCCTACGATCTGCTCGACCTACTGCGGGAGAGCGAACCGCAGGCGAAGCCGCCCACGGTTTACCGCGCGCTCGATTTTCTGCTGGAGCAGGGTTTTGTGCATAAGGTGGAGTCCACCAACAGCTATGTGCTGTGCCATCTCTTTGATCAGCCGACGCACACCTCTGCGATGTTTATCTGCGACCGCTGCGGCGCGGTTAAAGAGGAGCAGGCGGAAGGGGTGGAAGATATTATGCATGCGCTGGCGGCGAAGATGGGCTTTGCCCTGCGCCACAATGTGATTGAAGCCCACGGCTTATGCGCGGCCTGCGTCGAGGTCGAAGCCTGCCGTCATCACGACCATTGCCAGCACGATCACAGCCTGCAGGTGAAGAAAAAACCGCGTTAA
- a CDS encoding CsbD family protein: MNKDEVGGNWKQFKGTVKEKWGKLTDDDMTVIEGKRDQLVGKIQERYGYAKDEAEKEVTDWESRNEYRW, from the coding sequence ATGAACAAAGACGAAGTCGGCGGTAACTGGAAACAGTTTAAAGGTACTGTTAAAGAGAAATGGGGCAAATTGACCGATGACGATATGACCGTCATCGAAGGTAAACGTGACCAGCTGGTAGGTAAAATCCAGGAGCGTTACGGTTACGCGAAAGACGAAGCGGAGAAGGAAGTTACAGATTGGGAATCACGTAACGAATACCGCTGGTAG
- the dinF gene encoding MATE family efflux transporter DinF, with product MPLLTASDKALWRLALPMILSNITVPLLGLVDTAVIGHLDSPVYLGGVAIGATATSFLFMLLLFLRMSTTGLTAQAFGAKNPSALSRALVQPLLLALGAGIVIALLRTPLIDLALHITGGSEAVLEQARRFLAIRWLSAPASLGNMVLLGWLLGVQYARAPVILLVVGNLFNIVLDLWLVMGLHMNVQGAALATVIAEYVTFFIGLLMVRQVLRRQAISLSMLKSAWRGGVRRLLALNRDIMLRSLLLQLCFGSITVLGARLGSETVAANAVLMMFLTFTAYALDGFAYAVEAHSGQAYGARDGSQLLHVWRAACRQAGFVALAFALVYALAGSTLIALLTSIPELQAVAGHYLIWQVVLPLVGVWCYLLDGMFVGATRAAEMRNSMAVAAAGFGLTLLTVPWFGNHGLWLSLAVFLALRGITLALIWRHHWRNGSWFANADNA from the coding sequence ATGCCGCTGTTAACCGCATCCGACAAAGCTTTGTGGCGGCTTGCGCTGCCGATGATTTTATCGAATATCACCGTTCCGCTGCTGGGCTTAGTTGATACGGCAGTGATTGGTCATCTGGATAGCCCCGTCTACCTTGGCGGCGTGGCGATTGGCGCAACGGCAACCAGCTTCCTCTTTATGCTGCTGCTGTTTCTGCGTATGAGCACCACCGGGCTGACCGCCCAGGCATTTGGTGCAAAAAATCCCTCTGCACTCTCACGTGCGCTTGTCCAGCCTCTGCTGCTGGCGCTCGGCGCAGGTATCGTCATTGCGCTGCTGCGTACGCCGCTTATCGACCTGGCGCTGCATATTACCGGCGGCAGCGAGGCAGTGCTGGAGCAGGCGCGGCGCTTCCTTGCCATTCGCTGGCTGAGCGCACCCGCCTCGCTGGGCAATATGGTGCTGCTTGGCTGGCTGCTCGGCGTGCAGTATGCCCGCGCACCGGTGATACTGCTGGTGGTCGGCAATCTCTTCAATATCGTTCTCGACCTCTGGCTGGTGATGGGCCTGCATATGAATGTGCAGGGCGCTGCGCTCGCGACGGTTATCGCGGAATATGTCACCTTCTTTATCGGCTTGCTGATGGTGCGGCAGGTTTTACGCCGGCAGGCTATCTCTCTTTCGATGCTGAAATCCGCCTGGCGCGGCGGCGTTCGCCGTTTGCTGGCGCTCAATCGCGATATCATGCTGCGCTCGCTGCTGCTGCAACTCTGCTTTGGCTCCATCACCGTGCTGGGTGCTCGTCTCGGCAGCGAAACGGTCGCCGCCAACGCGGTGCTGATGATGTTCCTCACCTTTACCGCCTATGCGCTTGACGGCTTTGCCTATGCCGTCGAAGCCCACTCCGGTCAGGCTTACGGCGCGCGCGATGGTAGCCAGTTGCTGCACGTCTGGCGCGCGGCCTGCCGGCAGGCAGGGTTTGTGGCCCTCGCCTTTGCCCTTGTCTACGCGCTGGCAGGAAGCACGCTTATTGCGCTGCTGACCTCCATTCCTGAACTGCAGGCGGTTGCCGGACACTATCTTATCTGGCAGGTGGTATTGCCGCTGGTGGGGGTGTGGTGCTATTTGCTCGACGGCATGTTTGTGGGTGCGACGCGCGCGGCTGAAATGCGTAACAGTATGGCGGTTGCCGCTGCCGGTTTTGGCCTGACCCTGCTGACGGTGCCGTGGTTTGGCAACCACGGTTTATGGCTCTCTCTGGCGGTTTTCCTGGCGCTGCGTGGTATCACGCTGGCGCTGATCTGGCGTCATCACTGGCGCAACGGCAGCTGGTTTGCCAATGCCGACAATGCATGA
- the traF gene encoding conjugal transfer protein TraF: protein MANQAGAANTWAEARNDAMGGTGVASANYGSGALINPALLAKGQPEDDVTVILPSVQAQISDKDNLRDEIDYINDKVDQYKDVVDNLTAIDIITNPFGTVDQFQNAAKDLGDELVKLRGKTAQAKAAAGIAVSIPNDVLSAAFVTKAYAHARVSSNIDQQDIDYLRSIQNSDAVAVREALGAALSPNGSDEITRNLNSTASGRGAIVTDFGVALAHQFDAGGIPLSVGVTPKLQKVWVYNYTASIYDYDSSDWNSSRYRRDDTGFNVDVGLAADLNENVTLGLTGQNLISRNIDTQDAIIRNGRTGEVRNYKDTYQISPIVTAGAAWHNELVTLSADGDLTETKGFKSEKNSQYVGVGAEVRPLNWLAVRAGYRADVKGDDKDVFTAGVGFSPFNRVHLDLMGLVGEDETWGAGAQLSLTF, encoded by the coding sequence ATGGCAAATCAGGCGGGAGCAGCCAATACATGGGCAGAGGCGCGTAACGATGCAATGGGTGGAACGGGCGTCGCATCGGCAAATTATGGCAGTGGAGCATTAATCAACCCGGCGTTGCTGGCGAAAGGTCAGCCGGAAGATGATGTCACCGTGATCCTGCCAAGCGTACAGGCACAAATTTCAGATAAGGATAATCTGCGCGACGAAATTGACTACATCAATGACAAAGTCGATCAATATAAAGATGTCGTCGATAATCTGACGGCAATAGACATTATTACCAACCCTTTCGGCACCGTCGATCAGTTCCAGAACGCGGCCAAAGATTTAGGTGACGAGCTGGTTAAATTGCGTGGTAAAACTGCGCAGGCTAAAGCGGCAGCCGGTATTGCGGTCAGCATCCCTAACGATGTGCTCTCTGCGGCTTTCGTCACCAAAGCCTACGCCCACGCGCGCGTTAGCTCCAATATCGATCAGCAGGATATTGATTACCTGCGCAGCATTCAGAACAGCGATGCCGTTGCGGTGCGTGAAGCACTGGGCGCGGCGCTCTCGCCAAACGGCAGCGATGAGATCACCCGTAACCTGAACTCCACCGCTTCCGGACGTGGCGCGATTGTCACCGACTTTGGCGTGGCGCTGGCACATCAGTTTGACGCGGGCGGCATTCCGCTCTCCGTTGGCGTAACGCCGAAGCTGCAAAAGGTGTGGGTCTACAACTACACGGCGTCGATTTATGACTACGACAGCAGTGACTGGAACAGCAGCCGCTACCGCCGCGATGACACCGGCTTCAACGTTGACGTTGGCCTCGCCGCCGACCTCAATGAAAACGTGACGCTTGGCTTAACCGGCCAGAACCTCATCTCGCGTAATATCGACACCCAGGATGCCATTATTCGTAACGGCAGAACGGGCGAAGTGCGCAACTACAAAGATACCTACCAGATTAGCCCGATCGTCACAGCCGGTGCCGCATGGCATAACGAGCTGGTAACGCTGAGCGCTGACGGCGATCTGACTGAAACCAAAGGATTTAAGAGCGAGAAGAACTCGCAGTATGTTGGCGTCGGGGCAGAAGTCCGTCCGCTTAACTGGCTGGCAGTACGTGCCGGTTACCGCGCTGATGTGAAGGGCGATGACAAAGATGTCTTCACCGCCGGTGTTGGCTTCTCGCCGTTCAACCGCGTTCATCTCGATCTGATGGGGCTGGTGGGCGAAGACGAAACCTGGGGTGCCGGCGCGCAGCTTAGCCTGACATTCTAA
- a CDS encoding diacylglycerol kinase: MANNTTGFTRIIKAAGYSWKGVRAAWINEAAFRQEGVAVVLAIIIAAFLDIDVITRVLLIGSVTLVMIVEILNSAIEAVVDRIGSEFHELSGRAKDMGSAAVLMTILLAVFTWVSLLWSHFR, from the coding sequence AATACCACCGGTTTTACCCGGATCATTAAAGCCGCAGGATATTCGTGGAAAGGCGTACGCGCAGCCTGGATTAATGAAGCTGCATTTCGCCAGGAGGGCGTAGCCGTTGTTCTGGCTATTATTATCGCTGCATTTTTGGATATTGATGTCATCACGCGCGTCCTGCTTATTGGCTCGGTCACGCTGGTGATGATTGTCGAAATCCTCAACAGCGCTATCGAAGCGGTTGTAGACCGTATCGGGTCTGAATTCCATGAGCTTTCCGGCCGGGCAAAAGATATGGGATCGGCGGCGGTGCTGATGACAATCTTACTGGCGGTCTTTACCTGGGTCTCGCTTCTTTGGTCACATTTTCGATAG